A DNA window from Hoplias malabaricus isolate fHopMal1 chromosome 5, fHopMal1.hap1, whole genome shotgun sequence contains the following coding sequences:
- the pfn1 gene encoding profilin-1 yields MSWDSYITTLTGNDWLDDAVIVGHTPGQESVWASSPGGFLKDITAAEVKVLVATDRSGLFANGVTLAGRKCTVLRDGLNLEGQHTMDIKMKTSDKYPDPFPFTIGKTMKALIIAKGIKDAHGGKVNPPVFDMTLYLRKMNL; encoded by the exons ATGAGCTGGGACAGTTACATCACAACTTTGACGGGGAATGATTGGTTGGACGATGCGGTGATTGTGGGACACACTCCGGGTCAGGAGTCAGTCTGGGCTTCATCGCCAGGCGGCTTCCTCAAGGATATCACG GCTGCAGAGGTGAAGGTGCTAGTGGCAACTGATCGCAGTGGGCTGTTTGCTAATGGCGTGACCCTGGCCGGGAGGAAGTGCACGGTTTTGAGAGATGGTCTGAATTTGGAAGGTCAGCACACCATGGACATCAAAATGAAAACATCAGACAAATACCCCGACCCCTTCCCCTTCACCATTGGCAAGACCATGAAAG CTCTGATCATCGCTAAAGGAATTAAGGATGCTCACGGAGGAAAGGTCAATCCTCCAGTGTTTGATATGACCCTTTACCTCCGGAAAATGAAtctctaa